In a single window of the Litorilituus sediminis genome:
- a CDS encoding RodZ domain-containing protein produces MRKDKKAKPEVDELSEDMEMIGPGAMLAEARKKLSLSQEEIAQRLNFRLTLVEEIEQDRFDQTLPATFTRGYLCSYAKVVGIDSEDVLASYDALGAANIQRSEMQSFSKETAKQAEHSRLMWISYFIVALLIGLTVMWWLQESRQNPSVPEVIDSTTVTSSADLPTENAQELAKATPVTSPISDSAQPETSTEQADDSVATTKEQAIAAENAQEVNEIAEAAQLTTDNAVITDKGQAESQLDTSSETGVSTAVFTFSGDCWVNIYDATGERVAWGVKKTGYVMTITGQAPFKVTLGKPELAKIVFNEQLVDTSTFNKGNIAKFTLPLTE; encoded by the coding sequence ATGAGAAAAGATAAAAAGGCTAAGCCTGAAGTAGACGAGCTTAGCGAAGATATGGAAATGATAGGCCCTGGCGCTATGCTAGCTGAGGCGAGAAAGAAACTATCATTGAGCCAAGAAGAAATAGCACAACGACTAAACTTTCGCTTAACCTTAGTGGAAGAAATTGAACAAGATCGCTTTGATCAAACCCTGCCAGCAACCTTTACCCGTGGCTATTTATGTAGCTACGCCAAAGTGGTTGGCATTGATAGTGAAGATGTACTTGCAAGTTATGATGCGCTTGGCGCTGCCAATATTCAACGCAGTGAAATGCAAAGTTTTTCCAAAGAAACGGCTAAACAAGCTGAACACAGTAGATTAATGTGGATCAGTTACTTTATTGTTGCGCTATTAATTGGTTTAACTGTGATGTGGTGGTTACAAGAAAGTCGACAAAACCCTTCAGTACCAGAGGTTATTGACTCGACTACTGTGACCAGCTCAGCTGATTTACCTACAGAGAATGCGCAAGAGTTAGCAAAAGCTACCCCAGTGACTTCGCCTATTAGTGACAGCGCGCAGCCAGAAACTAGCACAGAGCAAGCTGACGACAGCGTTGCCACAACTAAAGAGCAGGCGATAGCTGCTGAAAATGCACAAGAAGTGAATGAGATTGCTGAAGCTGCGCAATTAACTACTGATAACGCTGTAATCACTGATAAGGGTCAAGCTGAATCTCAGCTAGATACAAGCAGTGAAACAGGTGTTAGTACGGCAGTTTTTACCTTTTCAGGCGATTGTTGGGTAAATATTTATGATGCCACGGGAGAGCGCGTTGCTTGGGGTGTTAAGAAAACCGGCTATGTTATGACAATTACCGGACAAGCGCCGTTTAAAGTTACCTTAGGAAAACCTGAGCTAGCCAAGATTGTTTTTAATGAGCAGCTGGTTGATACTTCAACCTTTAATAAAGGTAATATCGCTAAATTTACCTTGCCATTAACTGAATAA